A genomic stretch from Pontivivens ytuae includes:
- a CDS encoding ABC transporter ATP-binding protein yields MSDIIFDGVTKVFGRGGKPFVAIGGIDFEVKDKEFISVVGPSGCGKTTLMRMVAGLETPTEGEVRVASKKVTGPGPDRAVVFQQFALFPWKTVYENITFGMRSRGASKKERDDAVDHYLTLMKMEGTEQSYPHQLSGGMQQRVAIARSYATEPGVLLMDEPFGALDAQTRTIMQEELVRLSHVNPRTVLFITHSVEEAVYLADRVVVMGRNPGRIKEVIEVTSTRESEGWSEEPIDDVMEMPSFTHLRGQVWRLLREEMGDDR; encoded by the coding sequence ATGAGCGACATCATCTTCGACGGAGTGACCAAGGTCTTCGGCCGCGGCGGCAAGCCCTTCGTCGCCATCGGCGGCATCGATTTCGAGGTGAAGGACAAAGAATTCATCTCCGTCGTCGGGCCCTCGGGCTGCGGCAAGACCACACTGATGCGCATGGTGGCGGGGCTGGAAACGCCGACCGAGGGCGAGGTCCGCGTGGCGTCGAAGAAGGTCACAGGTCCCGGCCCCGACCGCGCCGTTGTCTTCCAGCAATTCGCGCTCTTCCCGTGGAAGACGGTCTACGAGAACATCACCTTCGGCATGCGCTCCCGCGGCGCGTCGAAGAAGGAGCGGGACGACGCCGTCGACCATTACCTCACGCTGATGAAGATGGAGGGGACGGAGCAGTCCTACCCTCACCAGCTTTCGGGCGGGATGCAGCAGCGGGTCGCCATCGCGCGCAGCTACGCGACCGAGCCGGGCGTGCTCCTGATGGACGAACCCTTCGGCGCGCTCGACGCGCAGACCCGAACGATCATGCAGGAAGAGCTGGTGCGCCTCTCCCATGTGAACCCGCGCACCGTTTTGTTCATCACCCACTCGGTGGAAGAGGCCGTGTATCTGGCCGACCGCGTGGTGGTGATGGGCCGCAACCCTGGCCGCATCAAGGAGGTGATCGAGGTCACCTCGACGCGTGAGAGCGAGGGATGGTCCGAAGAACCCATCGACGACGTGATGGAGATGCCGAGCTTCACGCATCTGCGCGGGCAGGTCTGGCGTCTGCTGCGGGAAGAGATGGGCGACGACCGCTAA
- a CDS encoding ABC transporter substrate-binding protein, whose translation MKLRMTLAALASATALAVPATAQDDINVSYQPALYWALPFYVADQMGWWDEVGLGPNYSTFPSGAPQVAAAAAGDWDVGGTGSAPAVLGAARFDIVTIGITNNESAGNAMMVRGDDAEAVRADPAEALRGQQLLVTTNSTGEYASAACIESFGLTYPDDVEVVNLNQQEIISAFATGTGAMAGLWAPNIYTLEERAGAELLCSGQDAGAIVPGALIARRDYAEENPEMVARFLAVFLRGVQWIRDNNDEAVSMMADFYALTGVELPEQYLQREIDTRPMFTLDEQLGLLTGDNPEAVQWFNGLGGYMTSTGTLESELDAATFIDPQYMQLVADTPELAAFANGE comes from the coding sequence ATGAAACTACGCATGACTCTGGCGGCCCTGGCCTCGGCCACCGCCCTTGCCGTGCCTGCGACGGCGCAGGACGACATCAACGTGAGCTACCAGCCCGCGCTCTACTGGGCGCTGCCGTTCTACGTGGCGGACCAGATGGGCTGGTGGGACGAGGTGGGCCTTGGCCCGAACTACTCCACCTTCCCCTCCGGCGCCCCACAGGTCGCGGCCGCCGCGGCGGGTGACTGGGACGTAGGCGGTACCGGCTCGGCCCCGGCCGTTTTGGGCGCTGCCCGCTTCGACATCGTGACGATCGGCATCACGAACAACGAGAGTGCGGGCAACGCCATGATGGTCCGCGGCGACGATGCCGAGGCCGTCCGCGCCGATCCGGCGGAGGCCCTGCGCGGGCAGCAGCTCCTCGTCACCACCAACTCCACCGGCGAGTATGCCTCCGCGGCGTGTATCGAGAGCTTCGGGCTGACCTATCCCGATGACGTCGAGGTGGTGAACCTGAACCAGCAGGAGATCATCTCCGCCTTCGCGACCGGCACCGGCGCCATGGCGGGCCTCTGGGCGCCCAACATCTACACGCTGGAGGAGCGTGCGGGGGCCGAGCTCCTCTGCTCCGGTCAGGACGCGGGCGCCATCGTGCCCGGCGCGCTGATCGCCCGACGCGACTATGCCGAGGAAAACCCGGAGATGGTCGCCCGCTTCCTCGCCGTCTTCCTGCGCGGAGTACAATGGATCCGCGACAACAACGACGAAGCGGTCTCGATGATGGCCGATTTCTACGCGCTCACGGGCGTGGAGCTGCCGGAGCAGTACCTGCAGCGCGAGATCGACACGCGGCCGATGTTCACCCTCGACGAACAGCTGGGCCTGTTGACGGGCGACAACCCGGAAGCGGTGCAGTGGTTTAACGGACTGGGCGGCTACATGACCTCGACCGGGACGCTGGAGAGCGAGCTGGACGCCGCGACCTTCATCGACCCGCAATACATGCAGCTGGTGGCGGACACGCCGGAACTGGCTGCCTTTGCCAACGGCGAGTGA
- the hisD gene encoding histidinol dehydrogenase codes for MEYLKKAAKTAATGERDVRDTVQAILDEIEAGGEDAARAYAAKFDKYEGEIVVGAEARAAAADKVSDKLKDDIRFARDNVRRFAEAQRDALVDTEYEVLPGLIAGQKQIPVSAAGCYAPGGRYSHVASAIMTVTTAKVAGVGHVSACSPPRDADGMHPAVLYALDACGADTILNLGGVQGIAAMTFGLFGTPPARVLAGPGNQFVAEAKRILFGRVGIDMFAGPTESMVIADASADPEVVAADLVGQAEHGYNSPVWLISTDRALAEEVARLVPKQIADLPGLNRENAEKAWDEYGEIILCDGRDEAVRVSDEYASEHLQIQADDLDWWLANLSNYGSLFLGEETTVAYGDKVSGPNHVLPTKGAAHYTGGLSVGKFIKTVTWQKSTREANRDIAQACARISRLEGMEGHARTADIRLAKYFPGENFDLSATG; via the coding sequence ATGGAATATCTGAAGAAGGCCGCGAAGACCGCAGCGACCGGGGAGCGCGACGTGCGCGACACGGTGCAGGCCATCCTCGACGAGATCGAAGCGGGCGGCGAGGATGCCGCCCGCGCCTATGCCGCGAAATTCGACAAGTATGAAGGCGAGATCGTGGTGGGGGCCGAGGCCCGCGCCGCGGCGGCCGACAAGGTGAGCGACAAGCTCAAGGACGACATCCGCTTCGCCCGCGACAACGTCCGCCGCTTCGCCGAGGCGCAGCGCGACGCGCTGGTCGACACCGAGTACGAGGTGCTGCCGGGCCTGATCGCCGGGCAGAAGCAGATCCCGGTCAGTGCCGCGGGCTGCTACGCTCCCGGGGGCCGCTATTCCCACGTCGCGAGCGCAATCATGACCGTAACCACGGCGAAGGTGGCCGGGGTCGGCCACGTCTCCGCCTGTTCGCCGCCGCGCGATGCCGACGGGATGCACCCGGCGGTGCTCTACGCGCTCGACGCCTGCGGGGCGGACACGATCCTCAATCTCGGCGGGGTGCAGGGCATCGCCGCCATGACCTTCGGCCTCTTCGGCACGCCACCCGCGCGGGTGCTGGCCGGCCCCGGCAACCAGTTCGTGGCCGAAGCGAAGCGCATCCTCTTCGGCCGCGTCGGCATCGACATGTTCGCGGGGCCCACCGAAAGCATGGTGATCGCCGATGCGAGCGCCGATCCGGAGGTGGTCGCCGCCGACCTCGTGGGTCAGGCCGAGCACGGCTACAACTCGCCGGTCTGGCTGATCTCCACCGACCGCGCGCTGGCCGAGGAGGTGGCGCGGCTCGTCCCCAAGCAGATCGCCGACCTGCCCGGTCTCAACCGCGAGAACGCGGAGAAGGCCTGGGACGAGTATGGCGAGATCATCCTGTGCGATGGCCGAGACGAGGCGGTGCGCGTCAGCGACGAATACGCCTCCGAACACCTCCAGATCCAGGCGGACGACCTCGACTGGTGGCTCGCCAACCTCTCCAACTACGGCTCGCTGTTCCTGGGTGAGGAGACGACGGTGGCCTATGGCGACAAGGTCTCCGGCCCCAACCACGTGCTGCCCACAAAGGGGGCCGCGCATTACACTGGGGGTCTCTCGGTCGGCAAGTTCATCAAGACCGTGACCTGGCAGAAATCCACGCGCGAGGCCAATCGCGACATCGCGCAGGCCTGCGCCCGGATCAGCCGGCTGGAGGGGATGGAGGGTCACGCACGCACCGCAGACATCCGCCTCGCCAAGTACTTCCCGGGCGAGAACTTCGACCTCTCCGCCACGGGATGA
- a CDS encoding ABC transporter permease, with the protein MRQEHGPLWPWSVAGLVLFFGVWQGVVSAGLVSNFVLPSPIEVIDRTITLMGRPFAGFTLQEHLLSSFGRFMGGFALAAIIGVPLGLMMGRFRLLEDIITPLFEGYRYVAPLAWVPFAALWFGTGIGGPIMVIFTGAFAPCVINAYRGARLVDMHLIEAAQTHGASEFRIAREVLLPGALPSITAGLRIAAGLGWQSLIGAELIVVSSGIGYVMVQGQSNLSPSTVMTAMLVIGLTGLAIDYALRFVEARVRAKWEGA; encoded by the coding sequence ATGCGGCAGGAGCATGGCCCCCTCTGGCCCTGGTCCGTCGCGGGTCTGGTCCTGTTCTTCGGGGTCTGGCAGGGCGTGGTGTCCGCCGGTCTCGTCTCCAACTTCGTCCTGCCCTCGCCCATCGAGGTCATCGACCGCACGATCACCCTGATGGGCCGCCCCTTCGCGGGCTTCACGCTTCAGGAGCACCTCCTGTCGAGCTTTGGCCGCTTCATGGGCGGCTTCGCGCTCGCCGCGATCATCGGCGTGCCGCTCGGCCTGATGATGGGGCGGTTCCGGCTCCTGGAGGACATCATCACCCCGCTCTTCGAGGGCTATCGCTACGTCGCCCCGCTCGCCTGGGTGCCGTTCGCGGCACTCTGGTTCGGGACGGGCATCGGCGGGCCGATCATGGTGATCTTCACCGGGGCCTTCGCGCCTTGCGTAATCAACGCCTATCGCGGCGCGCGGCTCGTCGACATGCATCTGATCGAGGCGGCGCAGACCCATGGTGCGAGCGAGTTCCGCATCGCGCGGGAGGTGCTGCTGCCCGGCGCCCTGCCCTCGATCACCGCAGGCCTGCGCATCGCCGCGGGCCTCGGCTGGCAATCGCTGATCGGCGCGGAGCTGATCGTGGTCTCGTCCGGCATCGGCTACGTGATGGTGCAGGGCCAGTCCAACCTGAGCCCGTCCACCGTGATGACGGCAATGCTGGTGATCGGCCTGACGGGCCTCGCTATCGACTACGCGCTGCGCTTCGTGGAGGCGCGCGTCCGGGCCAAGTGGGAGGGCGCATGA
- a CDS encoding alcohol dehydrogenase catalytic domain-containing protein, with protein sequence MKALVYTGPNTLQLREVPPPQAPSVEVAFCGICGSDMHAWAGHDDRRPAPLVLGHEIAGTYQGRRVTVNPLVTCGVCTYCRSGRDNLCPDRQILSMPPRPGGFAEAVAVPERNLIDVPDDVSLEAAALAEPLACGWHAVRLAGRLLDLGRAECLVLGGGAIGAGAALALHAHGAGRIMLVEPHAERRARLADLPAKLSDAAVEADLVIDGVGIDATRAAAFAHVRPGGVIAHIGLGGGTGGFDPRRATLQEITFFGTYTYTAADFAATAAAIFDGRLPVEGLYEVRALDDGAQAFTDLAERRVATPKVLLRP encoded by the coding sequence ATGAAGGCGCTCGTCTATACCGGCCCCAACACCCTGCAACTGCGCGAGGTGCCGCCCCCGCAGGCCCCGTCGGTGGAGGTCGCGTTCTGCGGCATCTGCGGCTCGGACATGCACGCCTGGGCCGGGCACGACGACCGCCGCCCCGCCCCGCTGGTGCTGGGCCACGAGATCGCAGGCACCTATCAGGGCAGGCGCGTGACGGTGAACCCGCTGGTGACCTGCGGTGTGTGCACCTATTGCCGGAGCGGACGCGATAACCTCTGCCCCGACCGCCAGATCCTCTCCATGCCGCCGCGGCCCGGTGGGTTCGCCGAGGCCGTCGCGGTACCCGAGCGCAACCTGATCGACGTGCCAGACGATGTGTCGCTGGAGGCAGCGGCGCTGGCCGAACCGCTCGCCTGTGGCTGGCATGCGGTGCGGCTGGCCGGGCGGCTCCTCGATCTGGGACGCGCCGAATGCCTCGTCCTCGGCGGTGGCGCGATCGGTGCCGGGGCCGCCCTCGCGCTGCACGCCCACGGCGCCGGACGGATCATGCTGGTGGAGCCCCATGCCGAGCGCCGCGCGCGCCTTGCCGACCTGCCCGCGAAGCTGTCGGACGCGGCGGTGGAAGCCGATCTCGTCATCGACGGCGTCGGCATCGATGCCACACGCGCGGCCGCCTTCGCCCATGTGCGCCCCGGCGGCGTGATCGCCCATATCGGGCTCGGCGGCGGCACCGGCGGCTTCGACCCGCGCCGCGCCACGTTGCAGGAGATCACCTTCTTCGGCACCTACACCTACACCGCCGCCGATTTCGCCGCGACCGCCGCCGCGATCTTCGACGGGCGGTTGCCGGTCGAGGGGCTCTACGAAGTGCGTGCGCTCGACGACGGCGCACAGGCCTTCACCGACCTTGCCGAGCGTCGGGTCGCGACGCCGAAGGTCTTGCTTCGGCCTTGA
- a CDS encoding SDR family NAD(P)-dependent oxidoreductase: MSDLFDLTGRVAVVTGASSGIGAHLAQALVRAGAKVVAVARRPDALAGLGAGITAHPADLSGVADWDGFAEALAAHHGPPQILFNAAGVNFRQPWDDISAESWRATLAINLDVPFFLARALVPGMGGWGRIVNFASLQSSRAFPNSMAYGASKGGIAQLTRAMAEAWSPQSITANAIAPGFFPTELTGPVFSDPERAARNAAQTAIGRNGEMEDLTGPALFLASEASRYVTGQVLHVDGGFTAK, translated from the coding sequence ATGAGCGATCTCTTCGATCTCACGGGCCGGGTGGCGGTGGTCACCGGCGCATCGTCCGGGATCGGAGCACATCTTGCGCAGGCTCTGGTGCGGGCCGGAGCCAAGGTCGTCGCCGTCGCACGGCGGCCTGACGCGCTGGCCGGGCTGGGCGCGGGGATAACCGCCCACCCGGCCGACCTGTCCGGGGTCGCGGACTGGGATGGTTTCGCCGAGGCGCTGGCAGCGCATCACGGTCCCCCGCAGATCCTGTTCAACGCCGCTGGCGTCAATTTCCGCCAGCCTTGGGACGACATCAGTGCAGAGAGCTGGCGCGCGACGCTCGCCATCAACCTCGACGTGCCGTTCTTCCTCGCCCGCGCGCTGGTGCCGGGGATGGGCGGCTGGGGGCGCATCGTGAATTTCGCCTCGCTGCAATCCTCCCGCGCGTTCCCCAACTCCATGGCCTATGGCGCGTCGAAAGGCGGGATCGCGCAGCTCACCCGCGCCATGGCCGAGGCATGGTCGCCGCAGAGCATCACCGCCAACGCCATCGCCCCCGGATTCTTTCCGACCGAGCTCACCGGCCCCGTCTTCTCAGACCCCGAGCGGGCGGCGCGCAACGCCGCACAAACCGCAATCGGGCGGAACGGCGAGATGGAGGATCTGACCGGCCCCGCGCTCTTCCTCGCGTCCGAGGCATCGCGCTACGTCACGGGCCAGGTGCTGCATGTGGACGGAGGCTTCACCGCGAAATGA